In Pirellula sp. SH-Sr6A, the DNA window ACGACGTAGAACGACTCGATCGCTTGATCACGCAACTGCTCGATGTGGCCAAACTAGATCACGACTCCAATGAACCGCAGCAATCGGATTGGGTCTCCCTGCCGGCCATCGTCCAATCGACCGCATCGAAACTCCAAGAACAATATCGTCTCTCACCGGATGCCTTGACCCTCGAAGTGGATGAGTGCGAAATTTGGGGCAAGCAGGTCGATGTGGAGATCTTGATTCGCAATCTCCTCGATAACGCAATCAAGTACGCTGGAACTCCACCCTCGGTTTCGCTTCAAGCGACGGTCTCCAACGATGAGTCGGAACTGCGGATCGTCTTCCAAGACAATGGCAACGGAATACCTCGCCATCTTCGTCGCGCCATTTTTCGACGCTTCTACCGAGTTGGTAACGAGCTCGAACGAACCAAACCGGGAACGGGGTTGGGTTTGTTCATTGTCCGAGACATCATCAAGCGATTGGGTGGTACAATTCGAGTCGAAGAGCCGGCCAAAGCCAATGGAGCCCGATTCGTCGTGCTTCTGCCCCAAGTCCGTCGATCTTCGACCCAAAGCGATTCCCCTTCCCACCCCATCTCCCCCACATCGTGAGTCTCCCAATGACGTTTCGAATTCTTTCGTGCCCCCCTGTTGCTCTTATTGTCGCGGCAATGATTGTTGTCTCGTTTACCCACAGCGCCGCAGCGCAGTCCGCGTCGGTAATGAAGATCGGGGTTATCGGTCTCGATACGTCGCATGCCAATGCGTTTGCGAATATCTTCAATGCCGAAAATGCGACCGGCGATTTCGCTCAGC includes these proteins:
- a CDS encoding sensor histidine kinase, producing MLERKSLTWPISLAIVMIVLIVGLTVGWVLVNVFGAITNQSGSALYWTLLTVGSIMFALVLTGVILYLVWSIQQVDLNRRQSNFLDAVTHELKSPIASLKLFLQTLNRHDVRPEQRREFYRSMMDDVERLDRLITQLLDVAKLDHDSNEPQQSDWVSLPAIVQSTASKLQEQYRLSPDALTLEVDECEIWGKQVDVEILIRNLLDNAIKYAGTPPSVSLQATVSNDESELRIVFQDNGNGIPRHLRRAIFRRFYRVGNELERTKPGTGLGLFIVRDIIKRLGGTIRVEEPAKANGARFVVLLPQVRRSSTQSDSPSHPISPTS